From Coturnix japonica isolate 7356 chromosome 3, Coturnix japonica 2.1, whole genome shotgun sequence, the proteins below share one genomic window:
- the HEATR1 gene encoding HEAT repeat-containing protein 1 codes for MTSLAEQLKRLALPQTDPSLLNRSEAASLLFDCKEAAAIDRDTFFAIGCTGLEELMGIDPSFEVFQSSLFSSMSKGLERSVQTKAVNQQLNQNISLFLIHLSPYFMLKPAQKCLEWLIHRFHIHLYNQDSLIGCVLPYHETKLFVRVIQLLNIKSPTHKWHWLDPIRKPGVPLARGTLITHCYKDLDFMDFICRLVAKSVKVFSECTSNSAQLRVLLAFYASTIVSALGAAEKITDSIVSMLLPYIQKGLKSSVQDYRAATYMIICQMTVKVTVDSSLVHSLMLQISKTLPKVPSLAREGVACLNLLLQTQKGDNLGKKPFNYLCRSPELVTLLQSLSESYDISPLLRYLLPHLICSIVKCDAEEQEDSEEREDHIYIKLLEGILQSIPLEKDLDHLLASKFLEELISYGTEIESDPTKMAAVSQKLLPLIRLLERKYPKALDSVLEEHLKSAMNQTNQNIFHQFISLSLSCGKYKILEDSDTSLLLSLNHPQPAVRVLALQHLKDVIETSKFLEEGFDQSFIEEAILGRLKDDNRDVVMSAFSALEIFRKHINPEVVVSSLLSIFQRADLSKDGKWYTVLERAIQILVKEEILKEKKELLDEAVMQLLPFMVITNANSKSSEWKMAICLSESDLCSLHPLLKDWPEVLQEAIKSSKSAELAGVVNKKMILLFSKNMTSGDSSLLLQMVDDLILVAEMESESVRQKVTAHVIGSMLVQCCCNLQMKEKYFSVALRVFHFLDEKIQNLRACHPEEETPSNWSFEMIKESLVPVGLLTTYIEKLNSDRSVDAEEAAIFVFLLRSFINELKPPPSFPKEETWWNPESLNQDCKDYLHLLLGLFDLLVCGASEGSNAVQYRALMNLLFKVHLKDTEVLFKFLSVLWTYSFSLSNHLNYEVSAMLQTRALYIGYAVLVSQTNQKKKLLLSPSSPVVISLLINLGSPVSEVRRAALNCFHSLSSMKESLFHPVLQHVGQKTEEIISDPTYITQIMAILFEELQTQAKQKSQKKKLTEALESVVDCVQSPICPSYVARNLMKILHEVHGEMILTHLLPALDRLLEKVMKEPETMLKDEVVLLHFILGKFSEHSAALLCKNQQSLDLFIKSLHAATKIYEEVPPFQITALGRITKPFFAALSDGRVQQKLLKVLFDLLLNCKNPLCAQTISSVFKGISVCAEQIVTEIEPPEKTKSLATVQQTRRQKMQQQKKPPDAELAPETSNFSWQRVMLVLELLQHKKKLKRPQALVPVLFNLLSRCLEPLASEEENMEYTKQLILSCLLNICQKLSPDGSKIPADVLDKEKFNVELIVQCIRISKMPQTHHHALLLLGAVAGMFPDKVLHNIMPIFTFMGANVLRLDDTYTFQVINKTVQMVIPALIQAEDSDLSESSRGVEEVVIKIIRVFVDALPHVPEHRRLPILAQLITTVGGDRFLWVLLVLLFEQYVTKTVTVTASTDKDAVLEADTEFWISICCEFSVHCQFQSMMKIIQYLTELPENKEDDPGPKKSRTCKTKLKNQDGQLFNVEAHSDKQFRHFKYLSVSFMSQLLSSQSLVEKVVECEETEELQKLEQRLLEDVLHYINTVASSVEGNADKPTAKFWRVLLNKSYDMLDKVNALLPTETFIPVIRGLMTNQLPSVRRKAMDLLNNKVQQRTKWQKSQVRQLLELVPELIAIVQCKRKDEEEEQVINRQTALFSLKLLCKGFGTENPLPFVRVLKTAIDLVSSEKEEKNVMGSALLCIAEVTCTLKAQAIPQLPRLMPALLKTLQNKKELISNEIYLLSAVTALLKVAETLPHFLSPYLTDCLLQVVRLEKMMVEFGPSSQISLRVTSLKTILATKLAPRILLPAVTKCYSEVVNTRKNCVGPLMNVLKEHITVMEKDNLISHQVELTAFFVKALDYRTEHAQDDLDKVGRTETYIIDCLISMVMKLSETSFRPLFFKLFDWSKTESALKDRLLTFHRLADCIADKLKGLFTLFAGHLVKPFAETLNQLNVSKTDEAFFDSENSTEKSCLLLQFTVDCLHKLFLFDTQKFLSKERAETLMTPLVDQLENMLGGDEKFQERVTAHLVPCIAQFSVAMADDSLWKPLNYHILLKMRHTSSKVRFAALLALLEVAEKLKENYLVLLPESIPFLAELMEDECEEVEQQCQKTIQQLEVILGEPLQSYF; via the exons GTCTTTTCAGAATGCACTAGCAACTCTGCTCAACTGAGAGTTCTTCTTGCATTTTATGCCTCCACCATTGTATCAGCTCTTGGAGCTGCAGAGAAGATAACAGACAGTATAGTCTCCATGCTGCTCCCCTACATCCAAAAG ggCTTGAAGTCTTCTGTACAGGACTATAGAGCTGCAACATATATGATAATATGCCAGATGACAGTAAAAGTGACTGTGGATTCCTCCTTGGTGCATTCCTTGATGTTACAGATAAGCAAGACATTACCTAAAGTGCCCTCATTAGCCAGGGAAGGGGTTGCTTGCCTGAACCTACTTCTGCAAACTCAGAAAGGAGATAATCTTGGGAAAAA GCCATTTAATTATCTGTGcaggagcccagaactggtGACACTTTTGCAGAGCCTTTCAGAAAGCTACGATATCTCTCCTCTTCTGCGTTACCTGTTGCCTCATCTTATCTGCAGCATCGTGAAATGTGATGCAG AGGAACAGGAAGATTCTGAGGAGAGAGAGGATCATATTTATATCAAACTTCTTGAAGGTATTCTTCAGAGTATACCGCTGGAAAAGGATTTAGATCACCTTTTGGCTTC cAAGTTTCTTGAAGAGTTAATCTCCTATGGTACAGAGATTGAATCTGATCCCACCAAAATGGCTGCAGTCAGTCAAAAGCTGCTTCCTCTTATCAGACTTCTTGAGAGAAA GTATCCCAAAGCCTTAGACTCTGTGTTGGAGGAGCATCTGAAAAGTGCTATGAATCAGAccaaccaaaatatttttcaccagtttatttctctttcattaagCTGTGGCAAATACAAG ATTCTGGAAGACTCTGATACTTCACTCCTGCTTAGTTTGAATCATCCTCAGCCAGCTGTGCGAGTCCTGGCTCTTCAGCATTTAAAAGATGTTATTGAAACATCAAAG TTTCTTGAGGAAGGCTTTGATCAGTCATTCATAGAAGAAGCAATTTTGGGGCGCCTCAAGGATGACAACAGAGACGTTGTCAtgtctgctttcagtgctttgGAG ATTTTCAGGAAACATATAAATCCAGAAGTAGTGGTTTCAAGCCTTCTTAGCATTTTCCAGCGAGCTGATCTTTCAAAGGATGGAAAGTG GTATACAGTTCTGGAGCGAGCAATACAAATTTTAGTCAAAGAGGagattttaaaagagaagaaagaactaCTGGATGAGGCAGTAATGCAGTTGTTACCCTTTATGGTGATCACTAATGCAAATTCAAAATCTTCAGAATGGAAAATGGCCATTTGTCTATCAGAATCTGACCTCTGCTCCTTACATCCTTTGCTGAAAGACTGGCCAGAAG TTCTTCAGGAAGCAATTAAATCGAGCAAGTCTGCAGAACTGGCTGGAGTGGTCAACAAGAAGATgattctgctgttttctaaaAACATGACTTCAGGGGACTCTTCCTTACTGTTGCAAATG GTTGATGATCTGATACTTGTTGCTGAAATGGAATCTGAGAGTGTAAGACAGAAAGTAACTGCACATGTAATTGGTTCCATGCTTGTCCAATGCTGCTGCAATTtacagatgaaggaaaaatatttttcagtggcTCTCAGAGTCTTTCATTTCTTggatgaaaaaatacaaaatctcaGAGCTTGTCATCCTGAAGAG GAAACTCCCTCAAATTGGTCTTTTGAAATGATAAAGGAAAGTTTGGTGCCAGTGGGCTTATTAACTACATACATAGAAAAGCTCAATAGTGACCGAAGTGTTGATGCAGAGGAGGCAGCtatatttgtgtttttactgAGAAGCTTCATTAATGAACTAAAACCTCCTCCATCCTTTCCAAAAG AAGAAACTTGGTGGAATCCTGAATCTCTAAATCAAGATTGCAAGGACTACCTGCACCTCCTTTTGGGGCTATTTGACCTACTTGTTTGCGGTGCTAGTGAGGGGAGCAATGCTGTTCAGTACCGAGCATTGATGAATCTCTTGTTCAAG GTGCACCTGAAAGATACAGAGGTTCTCTTCAAATTCCTTTCAGTTCTATGGACTTATAGCTTTAGCCTTTCAAATCATCTGAATTATGAAGTCAGTGCAATGCTACAGACTCGAGCTCTGTATATTGGCTACGCAGTGCTCGTATCTCAGACTAaccaaaagaagaaactgctgtTATCACCATCATCTCCAG tggTGATATCTCTGCTAATTAATTTGGGTAGTCCTGTGAGTGAAGTTCgaagggctgctctcaattGCTTCCATTCCTTGAGCAGTATGAAAGAGTCTCTATTTCATCCTGTTCTTCAGCATGTGGGGCAAAAAACAGAGGAGATCATATCTGACCCTACATACATAACACAG ATTATGGCAATCCTATTTGAAGAACTTCAGActcaagcaaagcagaaatcccAGAAGAAGAAGCTGACAGAAGCCTTGGAAAGCGTAGTCGATTGTGTACAAAGCCCTATTTGCCCATCGTATGTTGCAAGAAACTTAATGAAAATTCTTCATGAAGTTCATGGTGAG ATGATTCTTACTCACCTTCTGCCTGCACTGGACCGGTTGCTTGAGAAGGTCATGAAAGAACCTGAGACAATGTTGAAAGATGAAGTTGTTCTCCTGCACTTCATACTTGGGAAGTTCAGTGAACACTCAGCAGCCCTCTTGTGCAAGAATCAGCAGAGTCTGGATTTATTCATCAAAAGTCTACATGCTGCCACAAAAATCTATGAAGAAGTTCCACCTTTCCAGATCACAGCACTTGGACGG attACTAAACCGTTCTTTGCAGCTTTGTCAGATGGGAGGGTGCAACAGAAGCTACTGAAAGTATTGTTTGACTTACTGTTAAACTGTAAGAACCCACTTTGTGCCCAGACAATTAGCAGTGTGTTTAAAGGG atttctgtgtgtgctgagcagaTCGTTACAGAAATTGAGCCTCCTGAGAAAACCAAAAGTCTGGCCACTGTTCAGCAAAccagaaggcagaaaatgcagcaacagaa AAAGCCTCCAGATGCAGAATTGGCACCAGAAACAAGCAACTTCAGCTGGCAGAGGGTTATGCTTGTTCTGGAATTACTACAGCACAAGAAAAAGCTTAAACGTCCACAGGCACTGGTACCTGTGCTCTTTAACCTGCTGAGCCG GTGTCTGGAACCTCTGGcatcagaagaagaaaatatggaatATACAAAACAGTTGATCCTCAGCTGCTTGTTAAACATCTGTCAGAAACTGTCACCAGATGGCAGCAAGATCCCAGCAG ATGTCCTTGACAAAGAAAAATTCAACGTGGAACTGATAGTTCAGTGCATCAGGATATCTAAAATGCCCCAGACACACCACCATGCACTGCTTCTCCTTGGTGCTGTTGCTGGCATGTTTCCT gatAAAGTTCTCCATAACATCATGCCCATTTTTACATTCATGGGAGCGAATGTATTGCGTCTGGATGACACTTACACGTTCCAAGTAATAAATAAGACAGTGCAGATGGTTATTCCTGCTCTTATACAG GCTGAAGACAGTGATTTGTCAGAGTCCTCAAGGGGTGTGGAAGAGGTAGTAATAAAAATCATCCGTGTGTTTGTGGATGCCCTGCCCCATGTGCCAGAGCACCGGCGCCTGCCCATCCTGGCCCAGCTGATCACTACAGTGGGAGGAGACAGATTCCTCTGGGttctcctggtgctgctgtttgagCAGTATGTGACCAAAACTGTGACTGTGACAGCAAGCACAGACAAG gatgctgtgctggaagcagacACTGAATTTTGGATTTCCATCTGTTGTGAATTCAGCGTACATTGTCAGTTCCAAAGCATGATGAAAATAATCCAGTACTTGACAGAGCTACCAGAGAATAAAGAAG ATGATCCTGGGCCAAAAAAGTCAAGAACGTGCAAGACAAAGTTAAAAAACCAGGATGGGCAGCTTTTTAATGTAGAGGCTCACTCGGACAAACAGTTTCGACATTTCAAATACTTGTCAGTCTCCTTCATGTCGCAGCTTCTGTCTTCTCAGAGTTTGGTGGAAAAG GTAGTTGaatgtgaagaaacagaagagctaCAGAAGTTGGAACAGAG GCTGTTAGAAGATGTCCTTCACTACATAAACACAGTGGCATCCTCGGTGGAAGGAAACGCAGACAAACCAACAGCTAAATTTTGGAGGGTTCTGCTTAACAAGTCCTATGATATGCTGGATAAA GTCAATGCTTTATTGCCAACAGAAACCTTCATCCCTGTAATTAGGGGACTCATGACAAATCAGCTCCCATCCGTGAGACGTAAGGCAATGGACCTTTTGAATAATAAGGTTCAGCAGCGCACAAAGTGGCAGAAGAGCCAG GTCCGGCAGCTTTTGGAATTAGTTCCTGAGCTCATAGCTATTGTGCAGTGCAAAAGaaaggatgaggaggaggagcaaGTCATCAACAGGCAGACTGCTCTGTTCAGCCTcaagctgctctgcaaaggTTTTGGCACAGAAAATCCACTGCCATTTGTACGTGTTCTGAAAACTGCCATTGATCTGgtatcttcagagaaggaggaaaagaacgTGATGGGAAGTGCTTTGCTCTGTATAGCTGAGGTCACCTGTACACTGAAGGCACAAGCAATCCCTCAGCTTCCAAG GCTCATGCCAGCATTACTGAAGACTTTACAAAATAAGAAGGAGCTGATCTCCAATGAGATTTACTTGCTGAGTGCCGTGACTGCTCTGCTGAAGGTTGCAGAAACATTACCACACTTCCTCAGTCCTTACCTTACAGATTGTTTGCTGCAG GTTGTCCGATTGGAAAAGATGATGGTTGAATTTGGTCCTTCTTCCCAGATAAGCTTACGTGTAACATCATTGAAAACTATCCTAGCTACAAAGCTTGCTCCCAGAATACTCCTGCCTGCAGTTACTAAGTGCTACAGTGAAGTGGTGAATACCAGGAAG AACTGCGTGGGTCCCCTTATGAATGTTCTGAAGGAGCACATCACTGTGATGGAGAAGGACAACCTAATATCCCATCAGGTGGAGCTGACAGCATTTTTCGTGAAAGCCCTGGATTACCGAACAGAGCATGCCCAG GATGACTTGGACAAAGTTGGTAGAACAGAAACTTACATTATTGATTGTCTAATAAGTATGGTTATGAAACTTTCTGAGACATCTTTCAGACCCCTCTTCTTCAAG CTTTTTGACTGGTCCAAAACTGAGAGTGCCCTAAAGGACAGACTGCTGACATTCCACCGGTTGGCAGACTGCATTGCAGACAAGCTCAAGGGTCTCTTTACCCTGTTTGCTGGTCACTTAGTGAAGCCATTTGCTGAGACGCTGAACCAGCTCAATGTTTCTAAAACTG ATGAAGCTTTCTTTGACTCtgagaacagcactgaaaagagctgTTTACTGCTGCAGTTCACCGTGGACTGTCTGCATAAGCTCTTCCTGTTTGATACCCAGAAGTTCCTGAGtaaggaaagagcagaaaccCTGATGACGCCTCTAGTTGATCAG CTGGAGAACATGCTTGGAGGAGATGAGAAGTTCCAAGAAAGAGTGACAGCACACCTGGTACCCTGCATAGCTCAGTTCTCGGTGGCAATGGCAGATGATTCTCTTTGGAAACCACTTAATTACCACATCCTGCTGAAAATGAGGCACACTTCTTCTAAG gtCCGATTTGCTGCCCTGCTTGCTTTGCTCGAAGTtgcagaaaaactgaaggagaacTACCTGGTCCTGCTACCAGAATCAATTCCATTTTTAGCTGAGCTTATGGAAG atgAATGTGAAGAAGTTGAACAGCAGTGTCAGAAAACCATTCAGCAATTGGAAGTCATTTTGGGAGAACCACTCCAAAGCTACTTCTAA
- the LGALS8 gene encoding galectin-8 isoform X3, protein MMSLDGLQKNISNPVIPYVGTILGGIVPGELIVIHGNVPDDADRFQVDLQCGSSIKPRADVAFHFNPRFKWSGCIVCNTLEREKWGWEEITYDMPFEKGKPFEIVIMILKDKFQVSVNKKHLLLYNHRISLERIDTLGIYGKVQIKSIEFVSNSVQGAQPSSVGVTKINTENGEIPDGLQFGVPYVGKLVSALHPGCTVAIKGEVNKNPKSFTINLKSSDSKDIALHLNPRLKNKVFVRNSYLHDSWGEEEKEVTNFPFSPGMYFELIIFCDAHQFKVAVNGVHTLEYKHRFKQLEKINILEVTGDVQLLDVRSW, encoded by the exons ATGATGTCCTTGGATGGACTGCAGAAGAATATCAGTAACCCG GTCATTCCCTATGTCGGGACGATTCTTGGTGGCATTGTTCCTGGAGAGCTGATTGTGATACATGGGAATGTTCCTGATGATGCAGACAG gTTCCAGGTGGATTTACAGTGTGGCAGCAGCATAAAGCCTCGAGCTGATGTGGCCTTTCATTTTAACCCTCGCTTCAAATGGTCTGGCTGCATTGTTTGCAACACCCTGGAGAGGGAAAAATGGGGCTGGGAAGAAATCACTTATGATATGccttttgaaaaaggaaagccaTTTGAGATTGTCATCATGATTTTAAAGGATAAATTCCAG GTGTCTGTAAACAAGAAGCACTTGCTGCTCTACAATCACAGAATTAGCCTTGAAAGGATAGATACTCTTGGAATATATGGCAAAGTGCAGATCAAAAGTATAGAATTTGTTTCTAAC TCTGTACAAGGCGCTCAGCCATCATCTGTAGGAGTAACAaagataaacacagaaaat gGGGAAATTCCAGATGGTTTGCAATTT GGAGTTCCTTATGTTGGGAAACTTGTTTCTGCGCTTCATCCAGGATGCACAGTTGCCATTAAAGGAGAAGTGAATAAAAACCCAAAGAG cTTTACAATAAACCTGAAATCAAGTGACTCAAAAGACATTGCATTACATCTGAATCCCCGACTGAAGAATAAAGTCTTTGTAAGAAATTCTTACCTTCATGACAGCtggggagaagaagaaaaggaagtcaCTAATTTCCCTTTCAGTCCAGGGATGTACTTTGAG ctcatcATTTTCTGTGATGCCCACCAGTTCAAAGTTGCTGTTAATGGTGTTCACACCCTGGAGTACAAACATCGTTTTAAACAACTTGAAAAGATCAACATACTGGAAGTCACAGGAGATGTTCAATTATTAGATGTGAGGAGCTGGTAG
- the LGALS8 gene encoding galectin-8 isoform X1: protein MDRLIDDGEMALGFFTRIHLGEEGRMCGDGNRAVRTELQKGDVKRISKCTGDIVCVRRRGGVQQNWLTVIPYVGTILGGIVPGELIVIHGNVPDDADRFQVDLQCGSSIKPRADVAFHFNPRFKWSGCIVCNTLEREKWGWEEITYDMPFEKGKPFEIVIMILKDKFQVSVNKKHLLLYNHRISLERIDTLGIYGKVQIKSIEFVSNSVQGAQPSSVGVTKINTENGEIPDGLQFGVPYVGKLVSALHPGCTVAIKGEVNKNPKSFTINLKSSDSKDIALHLNPRLKNKVFVRNSYLHDSWGEEEKEVTNFPFSPGMYFELIIFCDAHQFKVAVNGVHTLEYKHRFKQLEKINILEVTGDVQLLDVRSW from the exons ATGGATAGACTAATAGATGATGGGGAAATGGCTTTAGGTTTCTTCACAAGAATCCATctgggggaagaaggaaggatgtGTGGAGATGGAAATAGAGCTGTAAGGACTGAATTGCAAAAGGGAGATGTGAAGAGGATCAGTAAATGTACAGGTGACATTGTCTGTGtaaggagaagaggaggagttCAGCAAAACTGGTTGACT GTCATTCCCTATGTCGGGACGATTCTTGGTGGCATTGTTCCTGGAGAGCTGATTGTGATACATGGGAATGTTCCTGATGATGCAGACAG gTTCCAGGTGGATTTACAGTGTGGCAGCAGCATAAAGCCTCGAGCTGATGTGGCCTTTCATTTTAACCCTCGCTTCAAATGGTCTGGCTGCATTGTTTGCAACACCCTGGAGAGGGAAAAATGGGGCTGGGAAGAAATCACTTATGATATGccttttgaaaaaggaaagccaTTTGAGATTGTCATCATGATTTTAAAGGATAAATTCCAG GTGTCTGTAAACAAGAAGCACTTGCTGCTCTACAATCACAGAATTAGCCTTGAAAGGATAGATACTCTTGGAATATATGGCAAAGTGCAGATCAAAAGTATAGAATTTGTTTCTAAC TCTGTACAAGGCGCTCAGCCATCATCTGTAGGAGTAACAaagataaacacagaaaat gGGGAAATTCCAGATGGTTTGCAATTT GGAGTTCCTTATGTTGGGAAACTTGTTTCTGCGCTTCATCCAGGATGCACAGTTGCCATTAAAGGAGAAGTGAATAAAAACCCAAAGAG cTTTACAATAAACCTGAAATCAAGTGACTCAAAAGACATTGCATTACATCTGAATCCCCGACTGAAGAATAAAGTCTTTGTAAGAAATTCTTACCTTCATGACAGCtggggagaagaagaaaaggaagtcaCTAATTTCCCTTTCAGTCCAGGGATGTACTTTGAG ctcatcATTTTCTGTGATGCCCACCAGTTCAAAGTTGCTGTTAATGGTGTTCACACCCTGGAGTACAAACATCGTTTTAAACAACTTGAAAAGATCAACATACTGGAAGTCACAGGAGATGTTCAATTATTAGATGTGAGGAGCTGGTAG
- the LGALS8 gene encoding galectin-8 isoform X4, which produces MMSLDGLQKNISNPVIPYVGTILGGIVPGELIVIHGNVPDDADRFQVDLQCGSSIKPRADVAFHFNPRFKWSGCIVCNTLEREKWGWEEITYDMPFEKGKPFEIVIMILKDKFQVSVNKKHLLLYNHRISLERIDTLGIYGKVQIKSIEFVSNGEIPDGLQFGVPYVGKLVSALHPGCTVAIKGEVNKNPKSFTINLKSSDSKDIALHLNPRLKNKVFVRNSYLHDSWGEEEKEVTNFPFSPGMYFELIIFCDAHQFKVAVNGVHTLEYKHRFKQLEKINILEVTGDVQLLDVRSW; this is translated from the exons ATGATGTCCTTGGATGGACTGCAGAAGAATATCAGTAACCCG GTCATTCCCTATGTCGGGACGATTCTTGGTGGCATTGTTCCTGGAGAGCTGATTGTGATACATGGGAATGTTCCTGATGATGCAGACAG gTTCCAGGTGGATTTACAGTGTGGCAGCAGCATAAAGCCTCGAGCTGATGTGGCCTTTCATTTTAACCCTCGCTTCAAATGGTCTGGCTGCATTGTTTGCAACACCCTGGAGAGGGAAAAATGGGGCTGGGAAGAAATCACTTATGATATGccttttgaaaaaggaaagccaTTTGAGATTGTCATCATGATTTTAAAGGATAAATTCCAG GTGTCTGTAAACAAGAAGCACTTGCTGCTCTACAATCACAGAATTAGCCTTGAAAGGATAGATACTCTTGGAATATATGGCAAAGTGCAGATCAAAAGTATAGAATTTGTTTCTAAC gGGGAAATTCCAGATGGTTTGCAATTT GGAGTTCCTTATGTTGGGAAACTTGTTTCTGCGCTTCATCCAGGATGCACAGTTGCCATTAAAGGAGAAGTGAATAAAAACCCAAAGAG cTTTACAATAAACCTGAAATCAAGTGACTCAAAAGACATTGCATTACATCTGAATCCCCGACTGAAGAATAAAGTCTTTGTAAGAAATTCTTACCTTCATGACAGCtggggagaagaagaaaaggaagtcaCTAATTTCCCTTTCAGTCCAGGGATGTACTTTGAG ctcatcATTTTCTGTGATGCCCACCAGTTCAAAGTTGCTGTTAATGGTGTTCACACCCTGGAGTACAAACATCGTTTTAAACAACTTGAAAAGATCAACATACTGGAAGTCACAGGAGATGTTCAATTATTAGATGTGAGGAGCTGGTAG
- the LGALS8 gene encoding galectin-8 isoform X2 produces MDRLIDDGEMALGFFTRIHLGEEGRMCGDGNRAVRTELQKGDVKRISKCTGDIVCVRRRGGVQQNWLTVIPYVGTILGGIVPGELIVIHGNVPDDADRFQVDLQCGSSIKPRADVAFHFNPRFKWSGCIVCNTLEREKWGWEEITYDMPFEKGKPFEIVIMILKDKFQVSVNKKHLLLYNHRISLERIDTLGIYGKVQIKSIEFVSNGEIPDGLQFGVPYVGKLVSALHPGCTVAIKGEVNKNPKSFTINLKSSDSKDIALHLNPRLKNKVFVRNSYLHDSWGEEEKEVTNFPFSPGMYFELIIFCDAHQFKVAVNGVHTLEYKHRFKQLEKINILEVTGDVQLLDVRSW; encoded by the exons ATGGATAGACTAATAGATGATGGGGAAATGGCTTTAGGTTTCTTCACAAGAATCCATctgggggaagaaggaaggatgtGTGGAGATGGAAATAGAGCTGTAAGGACTGAATTGCAAAAGGGAGATGTGAAGAGGATCAGTAAATGTACAGGTGACATTGTCTGTGtaaggagaagaggaggagttCAGCAAAACTGGTTGACT GTCATTCCCTATGTCGGGACGATTCTTGGTGGCATTGTTCCTGGAGAGCTGATTGTGATACATGGGAATGTTCCTGATGATGCAGACAG gTTCCAGGTGGATTTACAGTGTGGCAGCAGCATAAAGCCTCGAGCTGATGTGGCCTTTCATTTTAACCCTCGCTTCAAATGGTCTGGCTGCATTGTTTGCAACACCCTGGAGAGGGAAAAATGGGGCTGGGAAGAAATCACTTATGATATGccttttgaaaaaggaaagccaTTTGAGATTGTCATCATGATTTTAAAGGATAAATTCCAG GTGTCTGTAAACAAGAAGCACTTGCTGCTCTACAATCACAGAATTAGCCTTGAAAGGATAGATACTCTTGGAATATATGGCAAAGTGCAGATCAAAAGTATAGAATTTGTTTCTAAC gGGGAAATTCCAGATGGTTTGCAATTT GGAGTTCCTTATGTTGGGAAACTTGTTTCTGCGCTTCATCCAGGATGCACAGTTGCCATTAAAGGAGAAGTGAATAAAAACCCAAAGAG cTTTACAATAAACCTGAAATCAAGTGACTCAAAAGACATTGCATTACATCTGAATCCCCGACTGAAGAATAAAGTCTTTGTAAGAAATTCTTACCTTCATGACAGCtggggagaagaagaaaaggaagtcaCTAATTTCCCTTTCAGTCCAGGGATGTACTTTGAG ctcatcATTTTCTGTGATGCCCACCAGTTCAAAGTTGCTGTTAATGGTGTTCACACCCTGGAGTACAAACATCGTTTTAAACAACTTGAAAAGATCAACATACTGGAAGTCACAGGAGATGTTCAATTATTAGATGTGAGGAGCTGGTAG